One Phoenix dactylifera cultivar Barhee BC4 unplaced genomic scaffold, palm_55x_up_171113_PBpolish2nd_filt_p 000026F, whole genome shotgun sequence genomic window carries:
- the LOC108511642 gene encoding cytosolic sulfotransferase 12-like, which yields MAAPPSSSSGSLEAHHEEEDRTLNPPREYNDFVSTLPLEEGWVLTHLRECQGFWFSSFMLAGVMAVRQRLKPRPDDLFLMNHPKTGTTWLKALTFAIMTRSHHPLLSRNPHDCVLYLEGSFAVGEASRIEAATPPRIFSSHIPYSILPDSITGSDCRMIYVCRDPKDVLISWWHYRERMRPETMELFCEGRCNYGPVWEHVLEFWRESRRRPEKVLFVKYEEMLEEPVGSAKRLAEFMGCPFSPEEEKEGVLEDIVRLRSFENLRNLEVNRTGRRKIPVYGVMNASLFRKGEVGDWRNHMSPEMARRMNEITQEKLKGSGLILENASLEAAPTG from the exons ATGGCCGCTCCTCCGTCTTCTTCCTCCGGTAGCCTCGAAGCTCACCATGAGGAGGAGGATCGAACTCTCAACCCCCCTCGGGAGTACAACGACTTCGTCTCAACTCTCCCGCTCGAGGAAGGCTGGGTTCTCACCCACCTCCGAGAATGCCAAGGCTTCTGGTTCTCATCCTTCATGCTTGCCGGCGTCATGGCTGTCCGACAACGCTTGAAGCCTCGCCCTGACGATTTGTTCCTGATGAACCACCCGAAAACCGGCACCACCTGGCTGAAAGCACTCACGTTTGCCATCATGACTCGAAGCCACCACCCTCTCCTTAGCCGCAACCCTCATGACTGCGTCCTTTACTTGGAAGGGAGCTTTGCCGTCGGCGAAGCTTCCAGGATAGAAGCTGCGACACCCCCTAGAATTTTCTCCTCCCACATTCCTTACTCGATCCTCCCCGACTCGATCACCGGCTCCGACTGCCGAATGATATATGTTTGCCGAGACCCGAAGGATGTGCTGATCTCCTGGTGGCACTACAGAGAGAGGATGAGGCCGGAGACGATGGA GCTATTCTGCGAGGGGAGGTGCAACTATGGGCCAGTATGGGAACATGTTCTCGAGTTCTGGAGGGAGAGCAGGAGGCGGCCGGAGAAGGTGTTGTTCGTGAAGTACGAGGAGATGCTGGAGGAGCCGGTGGGGAGCGCGAAGAGGTTGGCAGAGTTCATGGGGTGTCCCTTCTCGccagaggaagagaaggaaggggtCTTGGAGGACATTGTAAGGCTCCGTAGCTTTGAGAACTTGAGGAATTTGGAGGTGAACAGGACGGGACGTCGAAAAATCCCGGTCTACGGGGTAATGAATGCGTCGCTGTTCAGGAAAGGGGAGGTGGGGGATTGGAGGAACCATATGAGTCCCGAGATGGCTCGGAGGATGAATGAAATCACCCAGGAGAAGCTGAAGGGATCTGGTCTGATCCTCGAGAATGCGAGCTTGGAGGCTGCCCCCACCGGCTAA